In one Colletotrichum destructivum chromosome 2, complete sequence genomic region, the following are encoded:
- a CDS encoding Putative rmlC-like cupin domain superfamily, rmlC-like jelly roll protein: protein MHTHAAFLIALLGALPKGFAVPAPQMGDYGENKGPVGGVAPPIPSVTAPTGNLRGDAGLLGGNAPRPDPDTSDSAIVDDVQLVPGQQADGKLGLYLNFDGVDAPQPIRGKLGSPDPGPRTNAYEKLNPDLYAPPATDKGDVENAMWPLGLSHNRLGSESGAGWARQQNTKVLPVATRMAGVDMKLQPNAYREMHWHTSAEWALMLKGSCRIAAMNEDGKSFVDDLTAGDVWFFPKGVPHSIQAFDQGTEFLLVFDNGGFSEENTFLASQMFLRNPLSVLSKNMKVDVSAFDNIPQDQRYIFNGTPPPKDIQEQNQTSSAGSLVGAESYTYHWSQQQPLQVPGGSVKILDPQTFPIASNFAAALVVVQPGAMREIHWHTTSDEWNYFLQGSGRMTIFEAPEASRTFDFTAGDVGYIKVGDSHYIENTGTEDVVFLEVLQAPKFSDISAAQWLALTPKQVVKDTLNLSDEVIAALPREKEYIKPGNPNMTALADGGKSVKRSFKA, encoded by the exons ATGCACACTCATGCCGCTTTCCTAATTGCCTTGCTTGGGGCATTGCCCAAGGGATTCGCCGTTCCCGCTCCCCA AATGGGAGACTACGGTGAAAACAAGGGACCCGTGGGTGGTGTCGCCCCCCCGATCCCATCCGTGACTGCTCCCACCGGCAACTTGAGAGGAGACGCCGGTCTGCTCGGAGGCAATGCTCCACGCCCTGACCCCGATACCTCCGATTcagccatcgtcgacgatgttCAGCTCGTTCCTGGCCAGCAAGCAGACGGGAAACTCGGCCTCTATCTCAACTTTGACGGTGTCGATGCCCCCCAGCCCATCCGCGGCAAGCTGGGATCCCCGGACCCGGGCCCGA GAACCAATGCCTACGAGAAGCTCAACCCCGACCTATACGCCCCGCCGGCCACCGACAAGGGCGACGTGGAGAACGCCATGTGGCCCCTCGGGCTCTCCCACAACCGCCTCGGCAGCGAGTCCGGcgcgggctgggcccgtCAGCAGAACACCAAGGTGCTGCCCGTCGCCACTCGcatggccggcgtcgacatgAAGCTGCAGCCCAACGCCTACCGCGAAATGCACTGGCACACGTCGGCCGAATGGGCGCTCATGCTCAAGGGGAGCTGCCGCATTGCCGCGATGAATGAGGACGGCAAGAGCTTCGTCGATGACTTGACGGCCGGG GATGTGTGGTTCTTCCCCAAGGGCGTTCCGCATAGCATCCAGGCGTTCGACCAGGGTACCGAGTTCCTCCTTGTCTTTGACAACGGAGGTTTCAGCGAAGAGAACACGTTTCTCGCTTCTCAAATGTTTCTGAGAAACCCTCTGTCGGTCCTTTCGAAGAACATGAAGGTGGATGTCTCTGCGTTTGACAACATTCCTCAAGACCAGCGATAC ATCTTCAACGGCACGCCCCCGCCCAAGGACATCCAGGAACAAAACCAAACCTCGTCAGCCGGGTctctcgtcggcgccgagtccTACACCTACCACTGgtcgcagcagcagcccctCCAGGTCCCCGGCGGCTCCGTCAAGATCCTCGACCCGCAGACGTTCCCCATCGCGAGCAACTTCGccgcggccctcgtcgtcgtgcagCCCGGCGCGATGCGCGAGATCCACTGGCACACGACGAGCGACGAGTGGAACTACTTCCTCCAGGGCTCCGGGCGCATGACCATCTTTGAGGCGCCCGAGGCGTCCCGCACCTTTGACTTCacggccggcgacgtcggctACATCAAGGTCGGCGACAGCCACTACATCGAGAACACGGGTaccgaggacgtcgtcttcctcgaggtcctccagGCGCCCAAGTTCTCCGACATCAGCGCCGCGCAGTGGTTGGCCCTCACTCCCAAGCAGGTCGTCAAGGATACTCTGAACCTCTCGGACGAGGTCATTGCTGCGCTGCCTCGCGAGAAGGAGTACATCAAGCCCGGAAACCCCAAcatgacggcgttggcggacGGTGGGAAAAGCGTTAAGAGAAGTTTCAAGGCTTAG